From Cystobacter ferrugineus, the proteins below share one genomic window:
- a CDS encoding GNAT family N-acetyltransferase produces MTPPAVVEIDHRDPALQAAFCDYVPRVFRTVDFRRWCEWGEWNDDYRAFAVLDEGRVVANASVMRMRLRIEGREVIGYQLGAVGCVPSHRGRGLSRGVMSAALESCGEAPVLLFANKNVLGFYPRFGFKPWEQALFGAAFHAVPGGEPAPVLDLVEAHVREGLVSLSEEGLAVTERFGSRGHARIASWYAANAFSRPLRQLHADAWVFAGVENGTLYIDDIFAREPFDPRPHIPRLIDQPITAVHFGFTPERWWPWAGVAGEDSEAYLFVRNLGPPSGPHRFPVMART; encoded by the coding sequence ATGACCCCTCCCGCCGTCGTGGAAATCGACCACCGCGACCCCGCGCTGCAAGCCGCCTTCTGTGACTACGTGCCTCGGGTCTTCCGCACCGTGGACTTCCGGCGCTGGTGCGAGTGGGGTGAATGGAACGATGACTACCGAGCCTTCGCGGTGCTCGACGAGGGGCGCGTGGTGGCCAATGCCTCGGTGATGCGGATGCGGCTGCGGATCGAGGGGCGCGAGGTCATCGGCTACCAGCTCGGCGCGGTCGGCTGCGTGCCCTCCCACCGGGGGAGGGGGTTGTCGCGGGGGGTGATGAGCGCGGCGCTCGAGTCTTGCGGCGAAGCGCCCGTGCTGTTGTTCGCCAACAAGAACGTGCTCGGCTTCTATCCGCGCTTCGGGTTCAAGCCTTGGGAGCAGGCGTTGTTCGGCGCGGCGTTCCACGCGGTGCCTGGAGGTGAGCCCGCACCGGTGCTCGACCTGGTGGAGGCTCACGTGCGCGAGGGGCTGGTCTCCCTGTCCGAAGAGGGGCTCGCGGTGACCGAGCGCTTTGGCTCACGCGGCCATGCGAGGATCGCGAGCTGGTATGCGGCGAATGCCTTCTCGCGACCCCTTCGCCAGTTGCACGCCGATGCCTGGGTGTTCGCCGGCGTCGAGAACGGCACGCTCTACATCGACGACATCTTCGCGCGTGAGCCCTTTGACCCGCGGCCCCACATTCCGCGATTGATTGACCAGCCCATTACCGCGGTCCATTTCGGCTTCACTCCCGAGCGTTGGTGGCCTTGGGCGGGTGTCGCCGGCGAGGACTCGGAGGCCTACCTCTTCGTGCGCAACCTGGGGCCCCCGTCCGGTCCGCATCGGTTTCCGGTGATGGCACGAACCTGA
- the soxR gene encoding redox-sensitive transcriptional activator SoxR — translation MARIDPKHFTKELSVGEVAARSGVAVSTLHFYEAQGLITGWRNAGNHRRYARDVLRRVAIIKVAQRAGVPLATIREALQSLPEGRTPSAADWATLSAAWRDELNGRIQRLTRLRDQMDSCIGCGCLSLESCPLRNPWDELSEQGPGPRLLDPGSGD, via the coding sequence ATGGCACGAATCGACCCGAAGCATTTCACGAAGGAGCTCAGCGTCGGCGAGGTGGCGGCGCGCAGCGGGGTGGCTGTCTCCACACTGCACTTCTACGAGGCGCAGGGCCTCATCACCGGCTGGCGCAACGCGGGCAATCACCGCCGCTACGCGAGGGACGTGCTGCGCCGGGTGGCCATCATCAAGGTGGCGCAGCGCGCGGGCGTTCCCCTGGCGACCATCCGAGAAGCCCTGCAATCGCTGCCGGAGGGGCGCACGCCCTCGGCCGCGGATTGGGCCACGTTGTCGGCCGCGTGGAGGGATGAGCTGAACGGCCGCATCCAGAGGCTGACGCGGCTGCGCGATCAGATGGACAGCTGCATCGGCTGCGGCTGCCTGTCGCTGGAGTCCTGCCCACTGCGCAACCCCTGGGACGAGCTCTCCGAGCAGGGACCGGGCCCGAGGCTGCTCGACCCGGGCTCGGGCGATTAG
- a CDS encoding NADPH-dependent FMN reductase: MKVALIYGSTREGRFCDTVARWAAAEIARQGTFTLEVVDPAALALPGRHEQQAGAEVLALHERLARADAFIVVTPEYNHGYPAALKFLIDAIHTPWQARPVAFVSYGGISGGLRAVEQLRQVFAELHAVTIRDCVSFTNAWQQFDEAGEPREPERVRKAMDLLLTRLGWWAKALRDAREAIPYGT; this comes from the coding sequence ATGAAGGTCGCACTGATCTACGGCAGCACCCGCGAGGGCCGCTTCTGCGACACCGTGGCGAGGTGGGCCGCCGCCGAGATTGCCCGGCAGGGCACGTTCACCCTGGAAGTGGTGGACCCGGCCGCCCTGGCACTCCCAGGACGACATGAACAGCAGGCCGGCGCCGAGGTGCTCGCGCTGCATGAGCGCCTCGCGAGGGCGGATGCCTTCATCGTCGTCACGCCGGAGTACAACCACGGCTACCCCGCGGCGCTCAAGTTCCTCATCGACGCGATCCACACGCCCTGGCAGGCCAGACCCGTGGCGTTCGTCTCCTACGGAGGCATCTCGGGAGGTCTGCGCGCCGTGGAGCAGTTGCGCCAGGTCTTCGCGGAACTGCACGCGGTCACCATCCGGGACTGCGTGAGCTTCACCAACGCCTGGCAGCAGTTCGACGAAGCCGGTGAGCCGCGCGAGCCCGAGCGCGTCCGGAAGGCCATGGACCTGCTGCTCACGCGACTCGGCTGGTGGGCCAAGGCCCTGCGCGACGCACGGGAGGCCATCCCTTACGGAACATGA
- a CDS encoding helix-turn-helix transcriptional regulator, with protein sequence MKSSRLLALLLQLQRRGKATAPQLAAELEVSVRTLYRDVAALMAAGVPLWTEPGPQGGIRLVEGWRTRLDGLTAPEATALLLSGAPRAVSDLGLAAVAASARAKVDATLPEALRARAGALRERFHLDAPGWFSRPEPLEALPAVAEAVWECRRLDLRYGKEGVRRRVDPLGLVLKGGTWYLVARHRGQVRTYRVSRVARATLTEARFTRPAGFELAAWWEQTSAEFDRSLLRHPCTVRLSRRACRLLPHLLPHDAVREMLAAAGPEDEEGWRTAELRLESEEVAVDQLAGLGDGVEVLAPLSLRSRLHAVALRMAALNAGEPRARKQ encoded by the coding sequence ATGAAATCGAGCCGACTGCTGGCGTTGCTCCTGCAGCTCCAGCGCCGTGGGAAGGCCACCGCGCCGCAACTCGCCGCCGAGCTGGAGGTGTCCGTCCGGACGCTCTACCGGGACGTCGCCGCGCTGATGGCCGCGGGCGTGCCGCTGTGGACGGAGCCCGGGCCGCAGGGCGGCATCCGCCTGGTGGAGGGGTGGCGGACGCGGCTGGATGGACTGACGGCGCCCGAGGCGACGGCCCTCCTGCTCTCCGGCGCGCCCCGGGCCGTGTCGGACCTGGGGCTCGCCGCGGTGGCGGCAAGCGCTCGTGCGAAGGTGGACGCCACGCTCCCCGAGGCCCTGCGCGCGAGGGCGGGCGCCCTGCGTGAGCGCTTCCACCTGGATGCGCCCGGGTGGTTCTCGCGGCCCGAGCCGCTCGAGGCGCTGCCCGCCGTGGCCGAGGCCGTGTGGGAGTGCCGACGGCTGGACCTGCGCTACGGGAAGGAGGGCGTCAGGCGACGCGTGGACCCGCTCGGGCTCGTCCTCAAGGGAGGCACCTGGTACCTCGTCGCACGCCACCGCGGGCAGGTGCGCACCTACCGGGTGAGCCGCGTGGCGCGCGCCACGCTCACCGAAGCGCGCTTCACACGCCCCGCGGGCTTCGAGCTGGCCGCCTGGTGGGAGCAGACCTCGGCGGAGTTCGACCGCTCGCTGCTGCGCCATCCCTGCACGGTGCGCCTGTCGCGGCGGGCCTGCCGCCTGCTGCCGCACCTCCTGCCTCATGATGCCGTGCGGGAGATGCTCGCGGCGGCAGGGCCGGAGGACGAGGAGGGGTGGAGGACGGCGGAGCTCCGGCTGGAGAGCGAAGAGGTGGCGGTGGACCAGCTCGCCGGGCTCGGTGATGGCGTGGAGGTCCTCGCGCCCCTCTCGCTCCGCTCCCGTCTCCACGCGGTTGCCCTGCGCATGGCGGCCCTCAATGCCGGGGAGCCGCGCGCACGGAAACAGTGA
- a CDS encoding X2-like carbohydrate binding domain-containing protein, producing MGSVWSGLVPEARAAPSAAYNWRNVVTGGGGGFIPGIIFNKKQKDLIYARTDIGGAYRWNAVTSSWIPLSDTTGWVDWNKNGVDALATDPVEPNRVYMATGTYTNDWDTNGQIMRSTDKGDTWQVTPLPFKVGGNMPGRSMGERLVIDPNKNNILFFGARSGNGLWKSTDYGATWTKVTQFPNPGTYVQDPNNSYGNDIVGLAWITFDPGTGTAGSATQTLYVGVADKENNIFRSTDGGATWEAVAGQPVGYLPHHGELSSNGNLYISYSDGVGPYDGTKGDVWKFNTQTGVWTNISPVPSSSTDNYFGYGGLAVDAQHPDTLVVATLNSWWPDAKLFRSTNGGATWTGIWDWDGYPTRKLRYTQDISGAPWLTMGIEPIPPTPSPKLGWMIGDLEIDPFNSNRMMYGTGATLYGTNNLTDWDSGGKVNISVMAKGIEETAIMELISPPAGAPLLSAMGDISGFRHDDLTAPPAKTMSVPAWSTTYGIDYAELNPGFTVRVGMADYSADANARSVGLSHDGGANWYKASSEPTGTKGGGTVAVSADGNAIVWSTSDVGVYYSKSGGNSWTASSGIPAGAKLASDRVNPNKFYAYSAGRFYLSTNGGATFTQTAAAGLPSSGAASLEAVPGREGDVWYAGGNENPGPYGLWHSTDSGATFTKLANVQEADGVGFGKAAPGQSYMALYVIARIDDVRGFFRSDDGGASWVRVNDAQHQYARVTTITGDPRVYGRVYVGTNGRGIVYGDPVGGTPDPDPVKQSTISPTSSSFDKKTANQADITVTMTLNGNTFGGIKNGTATLVSGTDYTVSGSIVTLSKSYLAGQPVGTTSLTFQFSAGTSPVLAITVIDTTSAGSGNIKVQMYNGSTAAAVNGVNPRLKLVNTGTSAVALSTVKLRYYYTIDGEKPQSFFCDWSHVGGSNVTGTFVKMATPAAGADHYLEVGFTSGAGSLAAGQSIEVQARFSKSDWSNYTQPGDYSFASTGAAYADWSKVTGYISGGLQWGLEP from the coding sequence ATGGGTTCGGTCTGGAGTGGCCTTGTCCCCGAGGCGAGAGCGGCTCCGAGTGCCGCCTACAACTGGCGCAACGTCGTGACCGGGGGCGGGGGTGGTTTCATTCCGGGAATCATCTTCAACAAGAAGCAGAAGGATTTGATCTACGCCCGGACGGACATTGGCGGCGCGTACCGTTGGAATGCCGTGACCTCGAGCTGGATTCCGCTCTCCGACACGACGGGCTGGGTGGATTGGAACAAGAATGGTGTCGATGCCCTGGCCACCGACCCGGTCGAGCCGAACCGCGTCTACATGGCAACCGGCACCTATACGAACGACTGGGATACGAACGGTCAGATCATGCGTTCGACCGACAAGGGGGATACGTGGCAGGTGACGCCCCTCCCGTTCAAGGTCGGCGGCAACATGCCCGGACGCTCCATGGGGGAGCGGCTGGTGATTGATCCGAACAAGAACAACATCCTGTTCTTCGGCGCGCGCAGCGGCAACGGGCTGTGGAAGAGCACGGACTACGGAGCGACCTGGACGAAGGTCACCCAATTCCCCAACCCCGGGACCTACGTTCAAGACCCGAACAACTCCTACGGGAATGACATCGTCGGGCTGGCGTGGATCACGTTCGACCCTGGCACGGGGACGGCTGGCAGCGCGACGCAGACGCTCTACGTGGGGGTCGCGGACAAGGAGAACAACATCTTCCGCAGCACGGACGGCGGCGCCACCTGGGAGGCGGTTGCCGGCCAGCCCGTCGGCTACCTGCCGCACCATGGTGAGCTTTCCTCCAATGGCAACCTCTACATCTCCTATAGCGATGGCGTCGGTCCCTACGACGGCACCAAGGGGGATGTCTGGAAGTTCAACACGCAGACGGGAGTCTGGACGAACATCAGCCCCGTGCCGAGCAGCAGCACGGACAATTATTTCGGCTACGGCGGCCTCGCCGTGGACGCGCAACACCCGGACACGCTCGTGGTCGCCACGCTGAATAGCTGGTGGCCGGATGCCAAGCTCTTCCGCAGCACGAACGGCGGTGCGACCTGGACGGGGATCTGGGACTGGGATGGCTACCCGACCCGGAAGCTCCGCTACACGCAAGACATCTCGGGGGCGCCCTGGCTGACGATGGGTATCGAGCCCATCCCGCCGACGCCTTCTCCCAAGCTGGGCTGGATGATCGGGGATCTCGAGATCGATCCCTTCAACTCCAACCGGATGATGTACGGAACGGGCGCGACCCTGTACGGTACGAACAACCTGACGGACTGGGACAGCGGCGGCAAGGTGAATATCTCCGTCATGGCCAAGGGAATCGAGGAGACGGCCATCATGGAGCTGATCAGCCCACCGGCTGGCGCGCCGCTCCTCAGCGCGATGGGTGACATCTCCGGCTTCCGCCATGATGACCTGACGGCGCCACCCGCCAAGACGATGTCCGTGCCGGCGTGGAGCACGACGTACGGCATCGACTACGCGGAACTCAACCCGGGCTTCACGGTTCGTGTGGGAATGGCGGATTACTCGGCGGATGCCAATGCCAGGTCGGTGGGCCTCTCCCATGATGGAGGCGCGAACTGGTACAAGGCGTCCTCCGAGCCGACGGGGACGAAGGGCGGGGGGACGGTCGCGGTCTCGGCCGACGGCAACGCCATCGTGTGGAGCACGTCGGATGTGGGGGTGTACTACTCGAAGTCGGGCGGCAACTCCTGGACGGCCAGCAGCGGCATTCCGGCGGGTGCGAAGCTCGCCTCCGACCGCGTGAACCCGAACAAGTTCTACGCCTACTCGGCCGGCAGGTTCTATCTCAGCACCAATGGGGGCGCCACGTTCACCCAGACAGCCGCGGCGGGTCTTCCCAGCAGCGGTGCCGCCTCGCTCGAGGCCGTTCCTGGCCGCGAGGGCGACGTCTGGTACGCTGGTGGCAATGAGAACCCTGGCCCCTATGGCCTGTGGCATTCGACCGATTCCGGCGCGACCTTCACGAAGCTGGCGAACGTGCAGGAGGCCGACGGAGTCGGGTTCGGGAAGGCGGCACCGGGACAGAGCTACATGGCCTTGTACGTCATCGCCAGGATCGATGATGTGCGCGGCTTCTTCCGCTCGGACGATGGGGGTGCTTCCTGGGTGAGGGTGAATGACGCTCAGCATCAGTACGCGAGGGTCACGACGATCACCGGTGATCCGCGGGTGTATGGCCGCGTCTATGTGGGCACGAACGGCCGCGGCATCGTCTATGGCGACCCGGTGGGTGGTACGCCGGATCCGGATCCGGTCAAGCAGTCGACCATCAGTCCGACGAGCTCTTCTTTCGACAAGAAGACGGCCAATCAAGCGGACATCACCGTGACGATGACGCTGAACGGGAACACCTTCGGCGGCATCAAGAATGGCACGGCGACGCTCGTGTCCGGCACGGATTACACCGTCTCCGGCTCGATCGTGACCCTGTCGAAGAGCTATCTGGCCGGGCAGCCCGTCGGGACGACGAGCCTGACCTTCCAGTTCAGCGCGGGCACGTCACCCGTTCTGGCCATCACGGTGATCGACACGACCTCCGCTGGCTCGGGGAACATCAAGGTGCAGATGTACAACGGGTCCACGGCGGCGGCCGTCAATGGCGTCAACCCGAGACTCAAACTGGTCAATACGGGAACGAGCGCCGTCGCGCTCTCGACCGTCAAGCTCCGCTACTACTACACCATTGACGGGGAGAAGCCGCAGAGCTTCTTCTGCGACTGGTCCCACGTGGGCGGCTCGAATGTCACCGGAACCTTCGTCAAGATGGCGACACCGGCGGCTGGTGCCGATCACTATCTCGAGGTTGGCTTCACGAGCGGAGCAGGCAGCCTCGCGGCTGGACAGAGCATCGAGGTCCAGGCCCGGTTCTCCAAATCCGATTGGAGCAACTACACGCAGCCGGGCGACTACTCCTTTGCCTCGACGGGCGCGGCATATGCGGACTGGAGCAAGGTGACTGGATACATCTCCGGTGGCCTCCAGTGGGGACTCGAGCCCTGA
- a CDS encoding ABA4-like family protein: MRVETVFNLFNYGVFPAWALLLFAPRWKWTRRLIHSVLIPVLLGVAHLGLMLGLNLSASIPEGASAANLRGAMLLFSDPWVAVLCWIHYLAFDLFVGAWIVRDSGRRGLPHLAVAPCVLLTMMFGPTGLLVYLILRFFMRRALTLHEEPETEKAA; the protein is encoded by the coding sequence ATGAGAGTCGAAACCGTATTCAATCTCTTCAACTATGGTGTGTTTCCCGCGTGGGCGCTGCTGCTGTTCGCACCTCGCTGGAAGTGGACACGGAGGCTGATCCACTCCGTGCTGATACCCGTGTTGCTGGGCGTGGCGCATCTGGGCCTGATGCTGGGCTTGAATCTGAGTGCGTCCATCCCCGAGGGAGCCAGCGCGGCGAACCTCCGGGGCGCCATGCTGCTCTTCAGCGACCCCTGGGTGGCGGTGCTCTGCTGGATCCACTACCTGGCGTTCGACCTGTTCGTCGGCGCGTGGATCGTCCGGGATTCGGGGCGTCGCGGACTCCCCCATCTGGCGGTGGCCCCCTGTGTCCTGTTGACCATGATGTTTGGCCCGACAGGGCTCCTGGTGTACCTCATCCTCCGGTTCTTCATGCGCAGGGCACTCACCCTCCACGAGGAACCCGAGACCGAGAAGGCCGCATGA
- a CDS encoding antibiotic biosynthesis monooxygenase family protein: MPTREAQQAAANAAMDAWEHVPWPEGLLSYSCLLGEDGTTVTHYSQWTGDEALQLFRRNDPPERVQGILAAVPGIERHGVVTYRPFRDFVVEGPSEPPGCIVTVDITFEGPDPERQQRWVEAVLEAAATGSRAQSGLLAAHFHLSTDGMRVLNLAEWTDAAAHRAFLESSTTTPASASPQWHRVMHFPGLKGNGATGTPSWAQARRHLPYRGLFLPPTTT; this comes from the coding sequence GTGCCCACGCGTGAGGCCCAGCAGGCCGCCGCCAATGCGGCCATGGACGCGTGGGAGCACGTACCGTGGCCGGAGGGGCTGCTCTCATACAGTTGCTTGCTGGGCGAAGACGGGACGACGGTGACCCATTACTCCCAGTGGACCGGCGACGAGGCCCTCCAGCTCTTCCGGAGAAACGACCCACCGGAGCGTGTCCAGGGCATCCTCGCCGCTGTCCCCGGCATCGAACGCCACGGAGTCGTCACCTACCGTCCCTTTCGCGACTTCGTCGTGGAGGGTCCGTCGGAACCGCCCGGCTGCATCGTCACCGTCGACATCACCTTCGAGGGCCCGGACCCGGAGCGACAGCAGCGCTGGGTGGAAGCCGTGCTCGAGGCCGCCGCCACGGGGAGTCGCGCACAGTCCGGGCTGCTCGCCGCCCACTTCCACCTGAGCACCGACGGCATGCGGGTACTCAACCTGGCCGAGTGGACGGATGCCGCGGCACACCGTGCATTCCTGGAGAGCTCCACCACAACGCCCGCGAGCGCCTCTCCCCAGTGGCACCGCGTGATGCACTTCCCCGGGCTGAAGGGCAACGGGGCAACAGGCACTCCGAGCTGGGCTCAGGCGAGGCGACACCTTCCCTACCGGGGCTTGTTTCTTCCGCCGACCACGACCTGA
- a CDS encoding dihydrofolate reductase family protein, giving the protein MTRTQYYVAASLDGYIADAQGRLEWLFQFNDAEGVMEHYQSFLSGIGALAMGARTYEFLLGEGKEWPYSGLPTWVFTHRQLPALPGADVRFTSEDVRAVHARMVEAAGGKNIWMMGGGDLAAQFAAHGLVDELHLCVVPVFLRAGAPLLAAALHTPLELAGVKRFGQGLVELRYVLPAGTPTAQAPSPG; this is encoded by the coding sequence ATGACCAGAACCCAGTACTACGTGGCGGCGAGCCTCGACGGATACATCGCGGATGCGCAGGGGCGGCTCGAGTGGCTCTTCCAGTTCAACGATGCCGAAGGAGTGATGGAGCACTACCAGAGCTTCCTCTCGGGCATTGGCGCCCTCGCCATGGGAGCTCGGACGTATGAGTTCCTCCTCGGCGAGGGCAAGGAGTGGCCCTATTCGGGGCTCCCGACCTGGGTGTTCACCCACCGGCAGCTACCCGCCCTCCCGGGCGCGGACGTGCGCTTCACCTCGGAGGACGTCCGGGCGGTGCATGCCCGGATGGTCGAGGCCGCCGGGGGCAAGAACATCTGGATGATGGGGGGCGGAGACCTGGCCGCGCAATTCGCGGCGCATGGCCTCGTCGACGAGTTGCACCTGTGCGTCGTCCCCGTCTTCCTCCGCGCGGGGGCGCCCCTCCTGGCGGCGGCCCTGCACACGCCGCTCGAACTCGCGGGTGTGAAGCGCTTCGGACAGGGGCTGGTGGAGCTGCGCTATGTCCTCCCCGCGGGCACCCCAACCGCTCAAGCCCCCTCTCCCGGCTAA